From the genome of Candidatus Methylacidiphilales bacterium, one region includes:
- a CDS encoding MBL fold metallo-hydrolase, producing the protein AFYLPEHQLLFAGDILFAGSIGRWDLPGGNQHHLLNGIRQHLLTLPDSTRVLPGHGPTTLIEIERKQNPFLIP; encoded by the coding sequence TCGCATTTTACCTCCCCGAACACCAACTCCTCTTCGCAGGCGACATCCTATTCGCCGGCTCAATCGGCCGATGGGACCTCCCCGGCGGAAACCAACACCACCTCCTCAACGGCATCCGCCAACACCTCCTCACCCTCCCAGACTCCACCCGCGTCCTCCCAGGCCACGGCCCCACAACACTGATCGAAATCGAAAGGAAACAAAATCCTTTTCTAATTCCCTAG